The proteins below are encoded in one region of Scyliorhinus torazame isolate Kashiwa2021f chromosome 8, sScyTor2.1, whole genome shotgun sequence:
- the LOC140428360 gene encoding CCAAT/enhancer-binding protein beta-like, translating into MQSLTSWDSRCDSPCFPAAQTYTSLMEVGNFYEPDCSLNKLHRDRPMTDLGIGDNESAIDFSPYIDPATASAAGGNFELSSDLLADIMLSEEYKKKSLPDYSAYLAMMRSSAAGGRHQGNILSCTPQFLETRLEPVFEQSPDGKRVKQESREEDGMPAAPSSSSPYVRPALLQYQCVASGSNSNLSTASSLSSSPPATPNSADSSRAAGGGKSKSKKLVDKHSDEYRMRRERNNIAVRKSRDKAKLRNVETQHKVLELTAENERLQKRVEQLSRELATLRNLFKQLPEHTLLSAANNC; encoded by the coding sequence ATGCAAAGTCTGACCAGTTGGGACTCGCGTTGCGACTCGCCATGTTTCCCCGCGGCTCAGACCTACACTAGTTTGATGGAAGTGGGCAATTTCTACGAGCCGGACTGTTCCCTGAACAAGCTGCACCGCGACCGTCCGATGACAGATCTAGGCATCGGGGACAACGAGAGCGCCATCGACTTCAGCCCTTACATCGACCCGGCCACCGCCTCGGCAGCAGGGGGCAACTTTGAGCTCAGCAGCGACCTCCTGGCGGATATCATGCTGTCGGAGGAGTACAAGAAGAAATCCCTGCCCGACTACAGCGCCTACTTGGCCATGATGCGCAGCTCGGCGGCCGGCGGCCGGCACCAGGGCAACATCCTGAGCTGCACGCCGCAGTTCCTGGAAACGCGGCTGGAGCCGGTGTTCGAGCAGAGCCCGGACGGCAAGAGGGTCAAGCAGGAGTCCCGGGAGGAGGACGGCATGccggccgctccctcctcctcctcaccgtACGTGAGGCCGGCGCTGCTGCAGTACCAGTGCGTGGCCAGCGGCAGCAACAGCAACCTGTCCACCGCCTCCTCGCTGTCCTCGTCCCCGCCCGCCACCCCCAACTCGGCCGACTCCAGCCGGGCGGCGGGAGGCGGCAAGAGCAAGAGCAAAAAGCTGGTGGACAAGCACAGCGACGAGTACCGGATGAGGCGGGAGAGGAACAACATCGCGGTGCGCAAGAGCCGGGACAAGGCCAAGCTGAGGAACGTGGAGACTCAGCACAAAGTGCTGGAACTGACCGCCGAGAACGAGCGGCTGCAGAAGCGGGTGGAACAGCTGAGCCGGGAGCTGGCAACTCTGAGAAACTTATTCAAACAACTCCCCGAGCACACCCTGCTCTCCGCCGCCAACAACTGCTGA